The Streptomyces sp. R28 region CAGCGACGGCACGAAGTTGAACAAGAGCGACGTCGAGCCCGGCGGCACCCGCACCTACACCTGGCGCACCCACGTCCCCGGCCGCCGTAAGGACGGCACCTGGCGGGCGGGCAGCGCCGGGTACTGGCACTACCACGACCACGTCGCCGGCACCGAGCACGGCACGGGCGGCATCCGCAAGGGGCTCTACGGCCCGGTGATCGTCCGGCGCAAGGGCGACATCCTCCCGGACGCGACCCACACCATCGTCTTCAACGACATGCTGATCAACAACAAGCCGGCGCACAGCGGGCCCGACTTCGAGGCGACGGTGGGCGATCGCGTCGAGTTCGTGATGATCACGCACGGCGAGTACTACCACACCTTCCACCTGCACGGTCACCGCTGGGCGGACAACCGCACGGGCATGCTCACCGGGCCCGACGACCCCAGCCAGGTCATCGACAACAAGATCGTCGGCCCGGCGGACTCGTTCGGGTTCCAGGTGATCGCGGGGGAGGGGGTCGGGGCGGGCGCGTGGATGTACCACTGCCATGTCCAGAGCCATTCCGACATGGGGATGGTGGGGTTGTTCCTGGTCAAGAAGGCAGACGGGACGATCCCGGGGTACGAGCCGCACGAGCACGGAAATCAGTTGGGCGGGCATGAGCACTGACGGACCATGGACGGGTGACTCTCCTCCTGACGCGCAGTGATCTGGAAGCCGTACTGGAGCCGGAGGCCTGCATCAAGGCCCTGCGGGAGGGCTTCCGGTCTGCGGACAGTGGGCCGATCGCGGGACAGCGCGTAGTTACGGACCTGCCCTTCCCCGGCACGGCCACCGCCCTGATCCCGGGCCTGCTGCCCGGCGTCCCGGCCTACACGATGAAGGTCAACGCCAAGTTCCCCGGCGCCCGGCCCGCCCTGCGCGGGGTGATCTGCCTGCACAGCGGCGTGGACGGCGAGCTGCTCGCCCTGCTCGACTCGGCGACGGTCACGGCATGGCGGACCGGGCTGGCGGCGGCGCTGGGGACGGATCTGCTCGCCGGTCCGGGCGCGTTGGTGGGGGTGATCGGGGCGGGGGCCCAGGCCGAGCTGGTGGTACGGGGACTCGCCGCGCTACGGCCTCGCGCAGGCCTGGTCGTACATGACACCTCCGCCGACCGCGCCGCGGAGTTCGCCGGGCGACACGGTGGGCGGGTGCTGTCCTGCGTGGCGGAGGTAGCCGCTGCCGCCGACCTCGTCCTGTCGGCGACGTGGTCGAGAAAGCCGCTGCTGCGCCTGGCGGACACCAGGGAGGGCCAGCACTTCACGAGCCTGGGGGCGGACGAGCCGGACAAGGCGGAGCTGGCGGTCGATCTGCTGGAGGCCGCGACGGTCGTGGTCGACGACCGTGAACTCGCGGTGAGCATGGGCGCGTTGGCGCACGGCGGGACCGCCGACGCGACCTTGGGCGAGGTGGTGCGGGGTGAGCATCCGGGGCGCGTGAGTGCCGACGGCCGCACCGTCTACGCGCCGGTCGGGCTGCCCTGGCAGGACCTGGCGCTGAGCTGGGTGGCGTATCGGGCGGCGGAGGAGGAGGGTGTCGGGCGGCGAGTGGATCTGCTGGCGTGAGTTCCAGGAGCGGTTTCGGTGATCCGAGAGCGCTCTCACCCGGTTCCCGTCGCGGCTATCCTGATCCGCACCCAGCCACGAGGAGCCACGAGGAGCCCCGAAGTGACCGACACCGCCCAGCGCCCCACCCTGGAGGCCGTGGCCGCACGGGCCGGGGTCTCGCGGGCCACCGTGTCCCGGGTGGTCAACGGCGGGGACGGGGTGCGGGAGCCGCTCGTGGAGCGGGTCCGCAAGGCGGTGGAGGAGCTCGGGTACGTGCCCAACCAGGCCGCCCGCAGCCTGGTGACCCGGCGGCACGACGCCGTCGCCGTGATCGTCGCCGAACCGGAGACCCGCGTCTTCGCCGACCCCTTCTTCGCGCTGCAACTCCGGGGGATCAGCAAGGAGTTGACGGCGCATGACAACCAGCTGGTACTGCTCCTGACGGAGGGCCGGGACGACCACGCCCGCGTCGGCCGCTACCTCGCCGGCGGGCATGTCGACGGAGCGCTCGTCTTCTCACTGCACCTCGACGACCCGTTGCCCGGCCTGATCCAGCACGCCGGAGTCCCCACCGTGTTCGGCGGACGCCCCGACTGGAGCGGCGACCGGCGTGGCGTGGTGTACGTCGACAGCGACAACCGTGGCGGCGCCCGCGACGCCGTACGCCACCTCGCCGGCCTCGGTCGCACCCGCATCGCGCACATCACCGGCGCCCTCGACCAGACGTCGGCGGTGGACCGGCTCGACGGCTACCGGGATGTCATGGTCGACGCCGATCCGCGGCTCATCGTCGAGGGC contains the following coding sequences:
- a CDS encoding ornithine cyclodeaminase family protein, whose translation is MTLLLTRSDLEAVLEPEACIKALREGFRSADSGPIAGQRVVTDLPFPGTATALIPGLLPGVPAYTMKVNAKFPGARPALRGVICLHSGVDGELLALLDSATVTAWRTGLAAALGTDLLAGPGALVGVIGAGAQAELVVRGLAALRPRAGLVVHDTSADRAAEFAGRHGGRVLSCVAEVAAAADLVLSATWSRKPLLRLADTREGQHFTSLGADEPDKAELAVDLLEAATVVVDDRELAVSMGALAHGGTADATLGEVVRGEHPGRVSADGRTVYAPVGLPWQDLALSWVAYRAAEEEGVGRRVDLLA
- a CDS encoding LacI family DNA-binding transcriptional regulator; this encodes MTDTAQRPTLEAVAARAGVSRATVSRVVNGGDGVREPLVERVRKAVEELGYVPNQAARSLVTRRHDAVAVIVAEPETRVFADPFFALQLRGISKELTAHDNQLVLLLTEGRDDHARVGRYLAGGHVDGALVFSLHLDDPLPGLIQHAGVPTVFGGRPDWSGDRRGVVYVDSDNRGGARDAVRHLAGLGRTRIAHITGALDQTSAVDRLDGYRDVMVDADPRLIVEGDFTPAGGERAMRELLQRCPDLDAVFAANDLTAAGALRVLRESGRRVPQDVAVVGFDDMLPVAEQTEPSLTTVRQDIEEMGRLMARLLLRGLDRRAAEQGVGAAPSSVVLPTTLVRRASA
- a CDS encoding multicopper oxidase domain-containing protein yields the protein MNKGSFDRRGFDRRAFNRRVLLGGAAVATSLSLASVPEAVGADTPPRTAPAGGEVRHIKLYAEKLADGQMGYGLEKGKATIPGPLIELNEGDTLHVEFENTMDVPVSLHVHGLDYEITSDGTKLNKSDVEPGGTRTYTWRTHVPGRRKDGTWRAGSAGYWHYHDHVAGTEHGTGGIRKGLYGPVIVRRKGDILPDATHTIVFNDMLINNKPAHSGPDFEATVGDRVEFVMITHGEYYHTFHLHGHRWADNRTGMLTGPDDPSQVIDNKIVGPADSFGFQVIAGEGVGAGAWMYHCHVQSHSDMGMVGLFLVKKADGTIPGYEPHEHGNQLGGHEH